One Buchnera aphidicola (Panaphis juglandis) DNA segment encodes these proteins:
- a CDS encoding ribose-phosphate pyrophosphokinase: MLNMKIFSGNSIPELAQQIANNLYSNLGKATVDRFSDGEISVKINENVRGDDIFIIQSTCYPTNDNIIELAVIIDALRRASAGRITAVIPYFGYARQDRRVRSTRVPITAKIVADFLSNVGIDRILTVDLHAEQIQGFFDVPVDNVFGSFVLLEDMINSKLKDPIVVSPDIGGVIRARAIAKLLYDTDMAIIDKRRPKTNVAQVMNIIGDVKNRDCILVDDMIDTGDTLCKAAKALKKRGANKVLAYATHPVFSGNILNNIKKTYIDEIIVCDTIPLKKEIKQQKKIRILTLSTMLAEAIRRISNEESISAMFEYKNTKIKQHQKKKYSL; encoded by the coding sequence ATGTTAAATATGAAAATATTTTCTGGAAATTCTATTCCAGAATTAGCACAACAAATTGCAAATAATTTATATAGTAATCTTGGTAAAGCCACAGTAGATCGATTTAGTGATGGTGAAATTAGTGTTAAAATTAACGAAAATGTTCGTGGTGATGACATTTTTATAATACAATCTACATGTTATCCGACTAATGATAATATTATTGAATTAGCTGTTATAATAGATGCATTACGTCGCGCTTCCGCTGGACGTATTACAGCAGTAATACCATATTTTGGATATGCTCGTCAAGATCGGAGAGTACGGTCAACACGTGTTCCTATTACAGCAAAAATTGTTGCAGATTTCTTATCTAATGTTGGTATTGATCGTATTTTAACAGTTGATTTACATGCAGAACAGATACAAGGATTTTTTGATGTACCTGTAGATAATGTTTTTGGAAGTTTCGTATTATTAGAAGATATGATTAACTCAAAACTTAAAGATCCAATTGTAGTCTCACCAGATATAGGTGGAGTAATCAGAGCACGAGCAATTGCAAAATTACTATATGATACAGATATGGCAATTATAGACAAAAGAAGACCAAAAACCAATGTCGCACAAGTTATGAATATTATTGGTGATGTTAAAAATAGAGATTGTATTTTAGTTGATGACATGATTGATACAGGTGATACCTTATGTAAGGCTGCAAAAGCTCTAAAAAAAAGAGGAGCTAATAAGGTATTAGCATACGCTACACATCCTGTATTTTCAGGAAATATTTTAAATAATATTAAAAAAACATATATCGATGAAATTATTGTTTGTGATACAATACCATTAAAAAAAGAAATAAAACAACAAAAAAAAATAAGAATATTAACGTTATCTACTATGTTAGCAGAAGCAATACGAAGAATAAGTAATGAAGAATCAATATCAGCTATGTTTGAGTACAAAAATACAAAAATTAAACAACATCAAAAAAAAAAATATTCATTATAA
- the prfA gene encoding peptide chain release factor 1 encodes MKDTIISKLEKLYLEFKRIELLLSSKETISDLNKYKKLSKKYLKLSKFINFFLKWKTLQKDIKSTKSLLCDIEFSEMVREELKILREKNIVIEKKLYSMLMEKNIYDYKSCFVEIRAATGGDEAAIFAGDLFKMYGKYAESKNWNVEIMNSHIGEKGGFKEIIIRIIGHGASSKLQFESGGHRVQRVPQTESQGRIHTSTCTVAVIPEIPQEDAIKVTVSDLKIDTFRSSGAGGQHVNTTDSAIRITHIPTGTVVECQDERSQHKNKAKALSILSSRIHASEMEKRHQKNSLIRRNLLGTGDRSDRNRTYNFPKNRVTDHRINFTVYSLQTILHGNLDILIDPIMQEYNSNILSQDIV; translated from the coding sequence TTGAAAGATACAATAATAAGTAAATTAGAAAAATTATATTTAGAATTTAAGAGAATTGAATTGTTACTTTCTTCGAAAGAAACTATTTCTGATTTGAATAAATATAAAAAATTATCTAAAAAATATTTAAAATTATCAAAATTTATTAATTTTTTTTTAAAATGGAAAACTTTACAAAAAGATATCAAATCAACAAAATCATTACTATGTGATATTGAATTTTCAGAAATGGTTCGTGAAGAATTAAAGATATTACGTGAAAAAAATATTGTTATCGAGAAAAAATTATATAGTATGCTGATGGAAAAAAATATTTATGACTATAAAAGCTGTTTTGTAGAAATTCGAGCAGCGACTGGTGGTGATGAAGCTGCAATTTTTGCCGGTGATTTGTTTAAAATGTATGGAAAATATGCAGAAAGTAAAAACTGGAATGTGGAAATTATGAATAGTCATATTGGTGAAAAGGGTGGATTTAAAGAGATTATTATTAGAATCATTGGACATGGAGCATCTAGTAAATTACAATTTGAATCTGGAGGTCATCGTGTTCAGAGAGTTCCACAAACAGAATCTCAAGGAAGAATTCATACATCTACATGTACAGTAGCAGTTATTCCTGAAATTCCACAAGAGGACGCAATTAAAGTTACTGTTTCTGATTTAAAAATTGATACCTTTCGATCTTCTGGAGCTGGTGGTCAGCACGTGAATACTACTGATTCAGCGATTAGAATCACTCATATTCCTACAGGTACAGTAGTAGAATGTCAGGATGAGAGATCTCAACATAAAAATAAAGCTAAAGCTTTATCTATTTTATCATCTAGAATTCATGCTAGTGAAATGGAAAAGCGTCATCAAAAAAATTCTTTAATTCGGCGTAATCTTTTGGGAACTGGTGATCGTTCAGATCGTAATCGAACGTATAATTTTCCAAAGAATAGAGTTACTGATCATCGTATTAATTTTACTGTATATTCTTTACAAACAATATTACATGGTAATTTAGATATTTTAATTGATCCAATTATGCAAGAATATAACTCTAACATTTTATCTCAAGATATTGTATAA
- the prmC gene encoding peptide chain release factor N(5)-glutamine methyltransferase, with product MKISTWLKYSKKILSHLENPLLDSEVLLSHVIKKTRTWINIFDDYILNIYEIFLLKKLLIRRFYREPIAYIIKKKEFWSLSLIVTKDTLIPRPETEILVEQSLLRILKYDNVLDLGTGCGAVSLSIAFEERSCNVFGIDYNRKSIHIARKNAKNLNLKNVCFFFSNWFSTIQNKFNIIVSNPPYISIDEIYYLKRDVKFEPYFSLISKNFGMSSFEHIISHAPNYLLYGGWLLLEHSPWQKFKIMKLLKKNGFFNITTYKDYIGYDRVTVGQKLNI from the coding sequence ATGAAGATTAGTACGTGGTTAAAATATTCGAAAAAGATATTATCTCATTTAGAGAATCCATTATTAGATTCTGAAGTTTTGTTAAGTCACGTTATTAAAAAAACAAGAACTTGGATTAATATATTTGATGATTATATATTAAATATTTATGAAATATTTTTATTGAAAAAATTACTTATTCGTCGTTTTTATAGAGAACCAATTGCTTATATTATTAAAAAAAAAGAATTTTGGTCATTATCGTTAATAGTAACAAAAGATACGTTAATTCCTAGACCAGAAACAGAAATTTTAGTGGAGCAAAGTTTATTAAGAATATTAAAATATGATAATGTTTTAGATTTAGGAACAGGTTGTGGTGCAGTATCTTTATCTATTGCTTTTGAAGAAAGATCATGTAATGTTTTTGGTATTGATTATAATCGGAAATCAATTCATATTGCTCGAAAGAATGCAAAAAATTTAAATTTAAAAAATGTTTGTTTTTTTTTTAGTAATTGGTTTTCTACAATACAAAATAAGTTTAATATTATTGTAAGTAACCCTCCGTACATTAGTATAGATGAAATTTATTACTTAAAAAGAGATGTAAAATTTGAACCATATTTTTCATTAATTTCTAAAAATTTTGGTATGTCAAGTTTTGAACATATTATTTCACATGCTCCGAATTATTTATTATACGGAGGGTGGTTACTATTAGAACATAGTCCATGGCAAAAGTTTAAAATTATGAAATTGTTAAAAAAAAACGGTTTTTTTAATATTACAACATATAAAGATTATATAGGATATGATAGAGTTACAGTAGGTCAAAAATTAAATATATAG
- a CDS encoding acetate/propionate family kinase, giving the protein MSKTLVLVLNCGSSSLKFSILNTISKKKIFFGTFERLYLLKSFVTWECDHDKKKIILNDYESHEQALTFMVKNIFTKYKNIINRIKFIGHRVVHGGCDLTRSYIINDNIIQIIKKNIVFAPSHNPLNLLGIHLSMKYFPNLSKNNVAVFDTAFYNTLPESAYLYAIPYYLYKDYNIRRYGAHGISHSYVLQQASKILDKSIQSLNIITCHLGGGSSISAIVNGRCVDTSMGLTPLEGLVMGTRSGNLDPSIIFFMNDVLNIPINTIQDILINKSGILGLTNGITSDFRYVEKNYYSENESYRAVNVFCYSLSKYISSYASVLFGKIDAVIFTGGIGENSFLVRKLALLNLKFLGLELDDSLNQDYVLHKSSFINKKSTIPILVIPTNEDLVIAEETIQLFS; this is encoded by the coding sequence ATGTCAAAAACTTTAGTTTTAGTATTAAATTGTGGTAGTTCTTCATTAAAATTTTCTATTCTTAATACTATTAGTAAAAAAAAAATTTTTTTTGGTACTTTTGAACGTTTATATTTATTAAAATCATTTGTTACATGGGAATGTGATCATGATAAAAAAAAAATTATTCTTAATGATTATGAATCACATGAGCAAGCTTTAACATTTATGGTGAAAAATATTTTCACAAAATATAAAAATATCATTAATCGTATCAAATTTATTGGTCATCGTGTAGTACACGGGGGATGTGATTTAACTCGTTCATATATTATTAATGATAATATTATTCAAATTATTAAAAAAAATATTGTTTTTGCACCATCACATAATCCTTTAAACTTGTTAGGAATTCATTTATCTATGAAATATTTTCCTAATTTGTCTAAAAATAATGTCGCTGTCTTTGATACTGCATTTTATAATACTTTACCTGAGTCTGCATATTTATACGCGATTCCTTATTATTTATATAAGGATTATAACATTAGAAGATATGGAGCTCATGGGATTAGTCATAGTTATGTTTTACAACAAGCATCTAAAATTTTGGATAAAAGTATTCAATCTTTAAATATTATTACTTGTCATCTAGGTGGCGGATCATCGATTTCTGCTATTGTTAATGGAAGATGTGTTGATACATCTATGGGTCTAACTCCATTAGAAGGTTTAGTTATGGGAACTAGAAGTGGTAACTTAGATCCATCTATTATTTTTTTTATGAATGATGTATTAAATATCCCAATAAATACTATTCAAGATATTTTAATAAATAAATCTGGCATTTTAGGTCTTACCAATGGTATTACGAGTGATTTTCGTTATGTTGAAAAAAATTACTATTCTGAAAATGAATCTTATCGAGCAGTAAATGTTTTTTGTTATAGTTTATCAAAATATATTAGTTCTTATGCTTCTGTATTATTTGGTAAAATAGACGCTGTTATTTTTACTGGGGGGATTGGTGAAAATTCTTTTTTAGTCCGAAAATTAGCACTATTAAATTTAAAATTCTTAGGATTAGAGTTAGATGATTCACTTAATCAAGATTATGTTTTGCATAAAAGTTCTTTTATTAATAAAAAATCCACAATACCAATTTTGGTTATTCCAACTAATGAAGATTTAGTCATTGCTGAGGAAACAATTCAATTATTTTCTTAA
- the pta gene encoding phosphate acetyltransferase, which produces MKNINSLYQEFKKSLNSNTSDIIFKKNILNNAKKNKRRILLPEGNEVRIIQAASIISNLDVAECILLGDEKKINSIINSCNISFLNNITIVNPDEIREKYLEILLSLCQEKNITDDSNMIFNIKNNITLSSLMLHNNEVDGIVCGVKYPTSSVLRVALKIIGSKKLDKYRSSLVSSFFFMLFKNQILLYGDCAMNINPNAQQLSEIAISSANLSMMFNIKPKIAMLSYSTGCSGYGDSVDKVRQATQLVKKICPHLIIDGPIQYDAAVDEYISNIKCKFSPLRGKANIFIFPDLNSGNITYKAVQKSYDINAIGPILQGLSKPINDLSRGAKIDDIVYTIAITSIQSQNFF; this is translated from the coding sequence ATGAAAAATATAAACTCTTTATATCAAGAATTTAAAAAATCGTTAAATTCTAATACCAGCGATATTATTTTTAAAAAAAATATTTTGAATAATGCTAAAAAAAATAAAAGACGTATATTACTTCCTGAGGGAAATGAAGTACGTATTATTCAAGCAGCATCAATTATTTCTAATTTAGATGTTGCAGAATGTATATTATTAGGTGATGAAAAAAAAATAAATTCAATAATTAATAGTTGTAATATTAGTTTTTTAAATAATATTACTATTGTTAATCCTGATGAAATACGTGAAAAATATCTTGAAATCTTGTTATCATTATGCCAGGAAAAAAATATTACTGATGATTCTAATATGATATTTAATATTAAAAATAATATCACATTATCATCATTAATGTTACATAATAATGAAGTTGACGGTATTGTATGTGGAGTAAAATATCCAACATCTTCGGTTTTACGCGTTGCTTTAAAAATTATTGGTTCAAAAAAATTGGATAAATATCGATCTTCATTAGTATCCTCATTTTTTTTTATGTTATTTAAAAATCAAATTTTATTATATGGAGATTGTGCAATGAATATTAATCCAAATGCACAACAATTATCTGAAATTGCAATTTCTTCTGCTAATTTATCCATGATGTTTAATATTAAACCAAAAATAGCTATGTTGTCATATTCTACTGGATGTTCAGGATACGGAGATTCTGTGGATAAAGTAAGACAAGCAACACAGTTAGTAAAAAAAATTTGTCCTCATTTAATTATTGATGGTCCTATTCAATATGATGCTGCGGTTGATGAATATATTTCAAATATTAAATGTAAATTTTCTCCTTTACGTGGAAAAGCTAATATTTTTATTTTTCCTGATTTAAATTCTGGAAATATTACTTATAAAGCAGTTCAAAAATCCTACGATATAAATGCTATTGGTCCAATTTTGCAAGGTTTATCTAAACCAATTAATGATTTATCAAGAGGAGCAAAAATTGATGATATTGTTTATACAATTGCTATAACATCAATTCAATCACAAAATTTCTTTTAA
- the yfaE gene encoding class I ribonucleotide reductase maintenance protein YfaE has translation MNLKTSNYNLYYKIYIPNKVFYIKKKNSKISLLQILLKEKVKLLYQCQEGYCGICRIKLKKGSIKYFKNDILAVKKKGYILPCCCKIISNIKILI, from the coding sequence ATGAATTTAAAAACTTCAAATTATAATTTATATTATAAAATATATATCCCAAATAAAGTTTTTTATATTAAAAAAAAAAATTCAAAAATCTCTTTACTTCAAATATTATTAAAAGAAAAAGTCAAACTATTATATCAGTGTCAAGAAGGATATTGTGGAATATGTAGAATAAAATTAAAGAAAGGATCAATTAAATATTTTAAAAATGATATTCTTGCTGTAAAAAAAAAAGGATACATCTTACCATGTTGTTGCAAAATAATCAGTAACATTAAAATTTTAATATGA
- the nrdB gene encoding class Ia ribonucleoside-diphosphate reductase subunit beta, which yields MSYTTFSKKNNNQLTEPMFFGQPVNISRYDQQKYLIFEKLIEKQLSFFWRPEEIDLSQDRIDFQKLPNNEKKIFIRNLQYQTLLDSIQGRSPNIAFLPIISLPELETWIETWSFSETIHSRSYTHIIRNIINSPSIIFDNIIENKNICNRAKNISCYYDILINMINYWNLFGKGEYLNSEKIKIQVNSKTMKKALYLCLINVNVLEAIRFYVSFACSFAFAEKKIMEGNAKIIRLIARDEALHLTGTQHIINILKTHENDKEMKNIIKKCKKKAIKIFKKSANQEKIWAKYLFKNGSMLGLNEKILCKYIEYITNIRMQALDLPEIFSKTQNPIPWMNNWLISDNVQVAPQESEISSYLTNQIDCEIPKNEFKNFKL from the coding sequence ATGTCATACACAACATTCTCAAAAAAAAATAATAATCAATTAACTGAACCAATGTTTTTTGGACAACCAGTAAATATATCAAGATATGATCAACAAAAGTATTTAATTTTTGAAAAATTAATAGAAAAACAATTATCATTCTTTTGGAGACCAGAAGAAATTGACTTATCACAAGATAGAATTGATTTTCAAAAATTACCAAATAACGAAAAAAAAATATTCATTAGAAATTTGCAGTATCAAACATTACTAGATTCCATTCAAGGAAGAAGTCCAAATATTGCTTTTTTACCAATAATATCATTACCAGAACTAGAAACATGGATAGAAACATGGTCATTTTCTGAAACTATTCATTCTAGATCTTATACACATATTATAAGAAACATCATTAATTCCCCATCAATCATTTTTGATAATATTATTGAAAATAAAAATATTTGTAATAGAGCAAAAAATATCTCTTGTTATTATGATATATTAATTAATATGATTAATTATTGGAATTTATTTGGAAAAGGAGAATATCTAAATTCTGAAAAAATAAAAATTCAAGTAAATTCAAAAACTATGAAAAAAGCACTATACTTATGTCTGATTAATGTTAATGTTTTAGAAGCCATTCGATTTTATGTAAGTTTTGCATGTTCTTTTGCATTTGCTGAAAAAAAAATCATGGAAGGAAATGCAAAAATCATTAGACTAATTGCTCGAGATGAAGCACTTCATTTAACTGGTACACAACATATTATTAATATTTTAAAAACACATGAAAACGATAAAGAAATGAAAAATATAATAAAAAAATGCAAAAAAAAAGCCATAAAAATATTTAAAAAATCTGCTAACCAAGAAAAAATATGGGCAAAATATTTATTTAAAAATGGTTCTATGTTGGGATTAAATGAAAAAATTCTTTGTAAATACATCGAATATATTACAAACATCAGAATGCAAGCGTTAGATCTACCAGAAATATTTTCAAAAACACAAAATCCAATTCCTTGGATGAATAACTGGTTAATTTCAGACAATGTACAAGTTGCTCCTCAAGAATCTGAAATCAGTTCATATTTAACTAATCAAATAGATTGCGAAATTCCAAAAAATGAATTTAAAAACTTCAAATTATAA
- the nrdA gene encoding class 1a ribonucleoside-diphosphate reductase subunit alpha, producing MNKILFVKKRNGEKEKINLNKIITILNRSVKNLNNVSTSKVLLNSQIQFYNNITTTQIHNIIIKSAADLISEKYPNYQYMSARLTIFQIRKKAYNQFYPPKLYIHIKKMVKIKKYDSTILKNFSVKEINLLDSFINHDRDMNFSYAAVKQLEGKYLVQNRINGTIYESPQFIYILIAACLFSKYPKKKKMEYIKKFYDAISTFKISLPTPIMSGVRTPTRQFSSCVLIECADSLDSINATTSSIVKYISQRAGIGINVGQIRALGSPIRNGENFHTGCIPFYKHFQTAVKSCSQGGVRGGAATLFYPIWHLEIEDLIVLKNNRGIEENRVRHVDYCVQINKIFYERMINQTYITLFSPSDVPKLYDYFVSNQKKFKKLYNQYESNNKIRKKRIKAIDLFLIIMQERTSTGRIYIQNIDHCNEHSAFNPKYAPVKQSNLCLEITLPTTPLYDLHDKNAEISLCTLSALNLGQINNLTELKELSYLIVRALDELIDYQSYPIFSAKNSAHNRRPLGIGVVNFAYYLAKNNLKYSDGSANNLTHQTFEHLQYYLLQASYKLAKEKGPCTLFKHTTYSKGILPIDRYKKTVDTICNQSLKLNWEKLRKKIKKYGLRNSTLSAIMPTETSSQIVNATNGIEPPRGYITVKASKDGMLKQVVPEYKKLKKKYELLWNIPDNKGYLHLVAIMQKFVDQSISTNTNYDPKKFPKKKIPMKLLLQDLLRAYNLGIKTLYYQNTRDDSKDCQNDINNNSCYYGSCIL from the coding sequence ATGAATAAAATATTATTCGTGAAAAAAAGAAACGGGGAAAAAGAAAAAATTAATTTAAATAAAATTATTACTATATTAAATCGATCTGTAAAAAATTTAAATAACGTATCAACATCAAAAGTCTTATTAAATTCACAGATACAATTTTATAATAATATAACAACAACACAAATACATAATATTATTATTAAATCTGCAGCAGATTTAATTTCTGAAAAATATCCAAATTATCAATACATGTCAGCACGACTCACAATTTTTCAAATCAGAAAAAAGGCATATAACCAATTTTATCCACCAAAACTGTATATACATATTAAAAAAATGGTTAAAATTAAAAAATATGATAGTACGATATTAAAAAATTTTTCTGTTAAAGAAATTAATCTATTAGATAGTTTTATTAATCATGATAGAGACATGAATTTTTCTTACGCTGCAGTAAAACAATTAGAAGGAAAATACTTGGTACAAAATCGTATCAATGGAACAATATATGAAAGTCCACAATTTATATATATTTTAATAGCGGCTTGTTTATTTTCAAAATATCCTAAAAAAAAAAAAATGGAATACATAAAAAAATTTTATGATGCTATTTCAACATTCAAAATTTCTTTACCTACTCCTATCATGTCAGGAGTTCGTACTCCAACTCGTCAATTTAGTTCATGTGTACTGATTGAATGCGCAGATAGTCTAGATTCAATTAATGCTACTACAAGTTCTATTGTAAAATATATCTCTCAAAGAGCTGGTATTGGTATTAATGTTGGTCAAATACGTGCACTTGGAAGTCCTATTCGAAATGGAGAAAATTTTCACACTGGATGCATACCATTTTATAAACATTTTCAAACAGCCGTTAAATCATGTTCACAAGGTGGAGTAAGAGGAGGAGCTGCGACTTTATTTTATCCAATTTGGCATCTTGAAATCGAAGATTTAATTGTTTTAAAAAATAACCGAGGTATAGAAGAAAATCGAGTTCGACACGTTGACTATTGTGTTCAAATTAACAAAATATTCTATGAAAGGATGATTAATCAAACATATATTACACTATTTAGTCCTTCTGATGTACCAAAATTATATGACTATTTTGTTTCTAATCAAAAAAAATTTAAAAAATTATACAATCAATATGAAAGTAATAATAAAATTAGAAAAAAAAGAATTAAAGCTATTGATTTATTTTTGATTATTATGCAAGAACGAACTTCAACTGGAAGAATTTATATACAAAACATTGATCACTGTAATGAACATAGTGCATTTAACCCAAAATATGCACCAGTTAAACAATCCAATTTATGTTTAGAAATTACACTACCCACTACACCTCTTTATGATTTACATGATAAAAATGCTGAAATTTCATTATGTACATTATCTGCATTAAATTTAGGTCAAATCAATAATTTAACTGAACTAAAAGAACTGTCATATTTAATAGTACGAGCTTTAGATGAACTCATTGATTATCAATCATACCCTATTTTTTCTGCAAAAAATAGTGCACACAATAGAAGACCATTAGGAATAGGAGTAGTAAACTTTGCTTACTATTTAGCAAAAAATAATTTAAAATATTCTGACGGCAGCGCTAATAACTTAACTCATCAAACATTTGAACACTTACAATATTATTTACTACAGGCATCATATAAACTAGCAAAAGAAAAGGGTCCATGCACGCTTTTCAAGCATACAACGTATTCAAAAGGAATATTACCTATCGATAGATATAAAAAAACGGTTGATACCATTTGTAATCAATCATTAAAATTAAATTGGGAAAAATTAAGAAAAAAAATCAAAAAATACGGTTTAAGAAATTCTACACTATCAGCTATTATGCCAACAGAAACGTCATCACAAATTGTTAACGCAACTAATGGAATTGAGCCACCAAGAGGATATATTACTGTTAAAGCATCAAAAGACGGAATGTTAAAACAAGTAGTTCCAGAATATAAAAAATTAAAAAAAAAATATGAACTATTATGGAATATTCCTGATAATAAAGGATACTTACATTTAGTAGCTATCATGCAAAAATTCGTCGATCAATCCATTTCTACGAATACAAATTACGATCCAAAAAAATTCCCCAAAAAAAAAATACCAATGAAATTACTTCTACAAGATCTATTAAGAGCTTACAACTTAGGTATTAAAACGCTATATTATCAAAATACTAGAGATGATTCTAAAGATTGTCAAAATGATATAAATAATAATAGTTGTTATTATGGATCATGTATACTATAA